In the Glycine max cultivar Williams 82 chromosome 6, Glycine_max_v4.0, whole genome shotgun sequence genome, tataaaaatattttacaccacAAGTATATAAaccattttttcttaaaaatatttatatattaaatgtttttttaagtattatataatttacatgttcaaaaatacattcaataaaaaaagttcaaaaatacatatttattgtaaattttaatcatataaaatagatatttatCCTATATAAGGCAAAtaccaaaatattaattatataaaaaaaatgttatctctTAATATCTCTAATTAGAAGTTTAACCCTAAGAATACAGGTGAATTGTGCTATCTTAGCTGCAACAAAGGACGAGGAGTTCAACAACCCTGTATTTGGCGCGGTAAGTCTTGGTCTCCCctccttttattaaaaaaatatccaaagcatATGAACGAAGCTTATCAGATATTTCCCCAATTCAATGCTCTCCTGGCTACCTGGAaactaaattaaagaaaaaccgTTAAGCCAAAGCAAAGTAACTAActgcatttattttctttctcccgGTCAATTCAAGATCCGCTGTTAAGTAACTACATTACCAATCTTCCGCCATTCAATACAAAGAAACCCTCTGTCTAGGGTTTTCACTTCCATGGACCTTCCGCTCCTCAGGAAGAGTCTCCAATTCTCTCGAAGAAACAAAAAGTACCTTCTCCTAATTGCTTTATTCGGCGCCTCCGGTTACGGTGCCTACAGGGCCTACAATTCACCCTATGTCGCTCAGAAACGATGCCGTATCGCCAAGCTCCTCAGAGCCTTCGTTTCCGTCGCCGAGTTAATTTCCAACTCCGCGGACACCGTTACCGTTATCTCTAACGACTTGAACCGTTTCCTCGCTTCCGAATCCGACGAAATCCCAAACAGTTTGAAGCAGTTAGCCAAAATAGCAAAATCCAACGAGTTCTCCATGTCGTTGGCTAGGGTTTCCGAGGCTGTGACGCTTGGGATTTTGCTAGGGTATAAATCACAGCCTGGTAACGATAAAAAAGATACGAAAATCACCGCGGAAGCTTCTGGATTCTCGGATAGGGTGTTGGAGAGGTTTTTCTCCAAGGCTGGAACGGGTTTTGTGTCTGTTGTGGTTGGAAGCTTTGCGAGGAACTTGGTTTTGGGTTTCTACGACGCCGAACCGGTCGGTGCGAGATTCCAATCGGATGTTCCTGGATGGGTGAATGTGATTTGTGATGAGAGGTGTGGGAAGCTTATAGGGGATTGTGTGCAGACTTTTGTGAGTACCGCTGTTGCTGTTTTTCTTGATAAGACAATGGATGTCAATACCTATGACGAAATGTTTGCCGGGTTGTCAAATCCGAAGCACCAGGAAAATGTGAAGGGGATTTTGGTTTCCATGTGTAATGGTGCTATGGAAACCTTTGTTAGAACCTCTCACCAGGTTCTGACTAACGGAACTGCGAGGCCGAATACGGGTTTGTCTGTGGCTCCTGTTGTTGTTCCGGTGAGTGAAGATGGGTGCCTGAAACCGGAGgtgtttcagctcaaaattggAAGCTTGATTAATGGTGTTCAGGATGTTGGGTGGCTTGAACAGATCAAGTCAGTGCTGTCGGTGCCTGCAAACCGGAGGTTCGTGCTTGATGTCACAGGGAGAGTGACGTTTGAAACTGTGAGGTCGTTCGTGGCGTTTTTGGTTTGGAGAATATCAGATGGATTCAAGAGGAGTGTTAGTAAGGTTCATGAAGAGGTTATGGGCAAAGGACTGGAGGTGGTTAGATATGTTGGAGCTAAGTCATCGGTTATTCTTACCTTGTGCCTTGCTTTGTATTTGCATATTATGGGTGGTAGTAGAATTCTTTTGCCTGCTTAGTGTGATGTTTGATCATCTAACCTTATATTTGTAATGCAGTTGGAATATAATGGTAGCAAAATCAGATCATTAAGTTAGATAGCATGTATATGTTTCCGAGTATTAAATTTGAGGTCATACTTCAGtgggtgaaaaagaaaaaatttggcTGTAATTTTCAAGTTACTACTTTTAGTCTTTTTCCATACCCAAAAAGAAATGCAATGATTTGAGCCATCTTGCTCAAAATTTACATTGCTTCAATGCTGGATGTATGTAACTCAACACCTCTGAAAATTGTGATAATTACCATTAAAATAAAACCCAATTTTGAGtacattgctttttttttaatatatatatatatggcaaaTCAACAATcatatttgtttgaattttctctaTAAAGTTGAGATTTCATAGCAGATTTGACTCTCTGCACTGCTAACTGGAACTGGCTGCCAGGTATGTGGCTGCCAGGTATGTATCTGACTGAGTTTAAATCCACTTCTTTCTGTTGAGAATTCCAGATATTTGTGCA is a window encoding:
- the LOC100810954 gene encoding protein PHLOEM PROTEIN 2-LIKE A10, whose translation is MDLPLLRKSLQFSRRNKKYLLLIALFGASGYGAYRAYNSPYVAQKRCRIAKLLRAFVSVAELISNSADTVTVISNDLNRFLASESDEIPNSLKQLAKIAKSNEFSMSLARVSEAVTLGILLGYKSQPGNDKKDTKITAEASGFSDRVLERFFSKAGTGFVSVVVGSFARNLVLGFYDAEPVGARFQSDVPGWVNVICDERCGKLIGDCVQTFVSTAVAVFLDKTMDVNTYDEMFAGLSNPKHQENVKGILVSMCNGAMETFVRTSHQVLTNGTARPNTGLSVAPVVVPVSEDGCLKPEVFQLKIGSLINGVQDVGWLEQIKSVLSVPANRRFVLDVTGRVTFETVRSFVAFLVWRISDGFKRSVSKVHEEVMGKGLEVVRYVGAKSSVILTLCLALYLHIMGGSRILLPA